Genomic DNA from Pseudofrancisella aestuarii:
TGAATATCCATCTTTATCTGCAAAAAAATATTTAGCTACTTTTTCATTAGGTAATTTTATATTATTTACTTTAGTCCAAAGCCATTCTTTTTCATTTGTGGTACCAATGATTAAAATCTCATTATAAACTCTATTTCTAGAAATATTTCTAAAAATAAACCTTAATGGTATTAATAAAACTAACTGAATGAAAAAACCAAATATTATTAGACTTCTTGGAAAAGCAAAGCTCCTTGTAAAAAAAGCTGTAGACATTATAAAAATACTAATCATTAAACAGCATAGAAGTATTTTAAGAACATTTATTGATTTAGACGATCTAATACTACTAGTATATTCAGCTCCAAAAAAAACTATAAAACTCAATGCACATATAAATAATGTTAAAAAATAAAATGAGCTAAAATTTGTAACTTGATAATTTAAAAAATATAAAGGTAAAAAATAACTAAGTAGAACAATGCCAACTGCAAAAATAATCTCTATACTTTTTAAAAAATTATTCATATTAATCAACTTGTAATAAATTATTTCTCATAGCTAAAATAGTCTTTTCATAACTCTCAGAGTTAAAAATTGCTGATCCTGCAACAAAAGCATCTACTCCACAAGAAGCTATCTTTGCAATATTTTCAGGATTAACTCCTCCGTCAATTTCAAGTAAAATATTCTTATTTATACTTTTCATCCATTGAGATACTTCTTTTGCTTTATCTAATATTGCTGGAATAAACTTTTGTCCACCAAAACCTGGGTTTACAGACATTAACAAAATTCTATCTAATTTATCTACAACATATTTTAAGCTATCCAAACTTGTAGCAGGATTTAAAGCCAAGCCTGCTTGAATATTATAAGACTTAATTAACTGTAAGCTTCTATCTATATGCTCACTAGCTTCAGGATGAAATACTATACTAGTAGCTCCTGCTTCTGCAAAACTTTCTATTAAAGAGTCTACAGGTTTAACCATTAGATGAACATCCATCCCTGCTTTAATACCATAATCTCTTAATGATTTAAGTATCATTGGTCCAAATGTTAGATTAGGAACATAGTGATTATCCATAACATCAAAATGAATATTATCTGCCCCAGCCTCTAAAACAGCTTTAACATCATCACCTAGTTTTGCTAAATTTGCTGAAAGTATTGAAGGATTTATTTGAAAAAATCTCATTATAAAATTAATTTAATTGAGTTAATTAACTTAGAATTCTATCATATTCGTGATTAAGATTTGAGTATATAAGTAACTTTTATATAATATTAAATATGTGAGTATCATCTATTATTCACTTTTCAGGAGATATTAAAATGAATAGTCATATCAAGAATGCTATAGAAACTTTTGATTTAGAAATTAGAACTTTAGAAAATTTAAAAAAATCAATTGATGGAAACTTTGAAAAAGCTTGTGATTTAATATTGACACACAATAAAGAAAAAGGTCGTGTTATTGTAACAGGAATGGGAAAGTCTGGTCATATAGGAAAAAAGATTGCAGCAACACTTGCAAGTACAGGAACACCAGCTTTTTTTGTACACCCTGGAGAGGCTGGGCATGGTGACTTTGGAATGATTACAAGTAATGATGTTCTAATAACTATTTCTAATTCAGGAACTTCTTCTGAAATAATGGGGTTAATGCCTATGCTAAAACATCTTAAGATTCCTATAATTACAATAACAAGTAATCCTAACTCTATAATGTCAAACAATAGTACTATAACCCTTAATCTAAATGTAGAGAAAGAAGCATGTCCTCACAACCTAGCTCCAACTTGTAGTACAACAGCCACTTTGGTTTTAGGAGATGCTCTAGCTATAGCATTACTTAAAGCCAAAAATTTTACTGCAAAAGATTTTGCATTCTCCCATCCAAGTGGTGCTTTAGGTAAAAAACTAATTCTTAAAGTTGAAGACATAATGAGAAAAGACTCAGAAATTCCTATAGTTAAACCTACAGACTCAATTAGAGATGCTATATTAGAAATAAGTAAAAAAGGTATAGGCCACACTCTAATCTCTGAAAATAGCAAACTACTCGGTATATTCACAGATGGTGACTTGAGAAGAATATTTGAAACAACTAATTTTAGTAGTCAAGCAGCTATAAATACAGTCATGAAA
This window encodes:
- the rpe gene encoding ribulose-phosphate 3-epimerase, with protein sequence MRFFQINPSILSANLAKLGDDVKAVLEAGADNIHFDVMDNHYVPNLTFGPMILKSLRDYGIKAGMDVHLMVKPVDSLIESFAEAGATSIVFHPEASEHIDRSLQLIKSYNIQAGLALNPATSLDSLKYVVDKLDRILLMSVNPGFGGQKFIPAILDKAKEVSQWMKSINKNILLEIDGGVNPENIAKIASCGVDAFVAGSAIFNSESYEKTILAMRNNLLQVD
- a CDS encoding KpsF/GutQ family sugar-phosphate isomerase, with translation MNSHIKNAIETFDLEIRTLENLKKSIDGNFEKACDLILTHNKEKGRVIVTGMGKSGHIGKKIAATLASTGTPAFFVHPGEAGHGDFGMITSNDVLITISNSGTSSEIMGLMPMLKHLKIPIITITSNPNSIMSNNSTITLNLNVEKEACPHNLAPTCSTTATLVLGDALAIALLKAKNFTAKDFAFSHPSGALGKKLILKVEDIMRKDSEIPIVKPTDSIRDAILEISKKGIGHTLISENSKLLGIFTDGDLRRIFETTNFSSQAAINTVMKENPKTIYQDDMAIFALEKMETHKITSLAVVNKENSILGVITLHDLVKLGLK